A window of the Brassica oleracea var. oleracea cultivar TO1000 chromosome C1, BOL, whole genome shotgun sequence genome harbors these coding sequences:
- the LOC106339190 gene encoding uncharacterized protein LOC106339190: protein MSTEWRASGCAHASIFELSDLDSSDGCALPEPVFLRFTASKEETREYRADLSVADVPPPNFWVPRRGTLPRSNECLSASNARSLRKLQNSRMIPDSVQFCLPEWGQDAETPPSGYFTCYEAFLLNCQLWFPIPRVIFELLDRFKLPISQLCPSSLQHLVGLLVLGYERGMSLSTDYLEAMLLSKRAHGGCFYLSPRSNMSVNDGLASNGHEWKDWFFYVRIDGASVEESCNPLFRTERATKASNPPVPLLGDLTLVRSLLRGSPLYWGHFSPKRVLRSVAYYSSDINVEDYINFSVPSSEVDPEETPTEMPAETPFAKASRLLNKVRSVSASDAEIRKAESRAKVAETEAARLKEEIDANFSRAQEWAESEIARVREEYEADSRRVIELSDTRVRRSRRAGKREVAAEMMVRREQFAPQNIEVKDAQRANGDYRECRGVVGGLHRTQNANYSYEVEFAKQKACLAK, encoded by the exons ATGTCTACCGAATGGAGAGCTTCGGGGTGCGCTCATGCGTCAATCTTCGAACTGAGCGATCTCGATTCTTCCGATGGTTGCGCACTACCCGAGCCGGTCTTTCTACGATTTACCGCGAGTAAAGAAGAAACTAGGGAGTACCGGGCAGATTTGAGTGTTGCCGATGTTCCCCCACCTAACTTCTGGGTTCCAAGGAGGGGTACACTTCCGAGGAGCAATGAATGTCTGAGCGCGAGTAATGCTCGTTCCCTCAGGAAATTGCAGAATTCTCGCATGATTCCTGATTCGGTGCAGTTTTGCCTTCCAGAATGGGGTCAAGACGCCGAGACTCCGCCCTCGGGTTACTTTACGTGTTACGAGGCTTTCCTACTCAACTGTCAACTGTGGTTCCCGATTCCACGAGTCATTTTTGAGCTCTTGGATCGGTTCAAACTACCGATCAGCCAGCTTTGTCCCTCCTCGTTGCAGCACCTTGTCGGGCTTTTGGTGCTGGGTTATGAACGTGGCATGTCTCTCAGCACAGACTACCTCGAGGCTATGCTGCTGTCAAAGCGTGCGCACGGGGGTTGTTTCTACCTGTCTCCGCGGTCAAATATGTCGGTTAACGACGGGCTTGCCTCGAACGGGCACGAGTGGAAGGATTGGTTCTTTTACGTTCGGATCGATGGTGCATCGGTGGAGGAAAGTTGCAACCCTTTGTTCAGGACAGAACGGGCGACAAAAG CGTCTAACCCCCCTGTGCCGTTACTCGGAGATCTTACGTTGGTTAGGAGTCTTCTTCGCGGCAGTCCGCTTTATTGGGGACACTTTTCTCCGAAGAGGGTTCTTCGTTCCGTCGCCTATTACTCTTCTG ATATCAATGTTGAGGATTATATCAATTTCTCGGTTCCCTCGTCTGAGGTTGATCCGGAAGAGACGCCGACCGAGATGCCGGCCGAGACGCCGTTTGCGAAGGCGTCGAGGCTTCTCAACAAGGTCCGTT CGGTTAGCGCAAGTGATGCGGAGATTCGTAAGGCCGAATCTAGGGCTAAGGTGGCGGAGACGGAAGCTGCTCGTCTCAAAGAAGAGATCGATGCTAACTTTTCTCGTGCCCAGGAATGGGCTGAAAGCGAAATTGCCCGTGTGAGGGAGGAATACGAGGCCGATTCTCGTCGCGTCATCGAGCTTTCCGACACGAGAGTTCGTCGCTCCCGTAGAGCAGGAAAGAGAGAAGTTGCCGCAGAGATGATGGTTCGTCGTGAACAGTTTGCGCCTCAAAACATAGAGGTCAAGGATGCGCAAAGGGCCAATGGCGATTACCGCGAATGCCGTGGTGTAGTTGGCGGTTTACATCGTACTCAGAACGCGAACTATTCGTACGAGGTGGAGTTTGCCAAGCAGAAAGCGTGCTTGGCTAAATGA